The following coding sequences are from one Mugil cephalus isolate CIBA_MC_2020 chromosome 9, CIBA_Mcephalus_1.1, whole genome shotgun sequence window:
- the LOC125013029 gene encoding piggyBac transposable element-derived protein 2-like has protein sequence MLSARLCNGKRGETVVVPADPAISDDDDDEEEEEDEDVEDPHFSPPTLNLDIPGPSDIGPSAKRKCMQPAVEVLQVQDDDSENNSEDIDDNEQPAPQAETITKPRTSATRQTTWQVDLDDTAVPEYQHPPPDYIATPFQYFMRYFGPKVIRHITYQTNLYATQKDMNTTFTTSDDEIMAFLAILIYMGIAQLPSVEDYWAMETRVPQVANLMSSKRFRLLKSVVHFNDNTQIPNTSDCFFKVRPLFNYLNAAFRREPQTPKQSVDEVMVAYKGKTAGNLRQYAKNKPDKSGFKLFARASEDGFIHDMVLYQGKTTIEAHGVPLTPEQKALGVTSQIISVLASTMSCRITTAIFADNSLTSLELVRYLREQNCRYMESSKEMEIKPVPHGTCDDGVLAVRWKDNKTAMKYGSDTNTREHVSCPPVTQSYKANMEGTDKNDMLVHLYRTPMKSKRWYMRLFAYAIDVSLTNAWVIYRRDCKALGVNGLSLKHFRIQVFRDAGGKGPVMPCPLTSSSSPVAGLGTVADVPKPVRGHRSHTPIEAVRFDVSLFHAPVHTNRQTCKFCSRKGNILRSNVVCRVCKVHLCLNADRNCFIRFHEDVA, from the exons ATG CTGTCTGCTCGGCTGTGTAACGGCAAGAGGGGAGAAACCGTTGTTGTGCCGGCCGACCCTGCCATCAgtgacgacgacgatgatgaggaggaggaggaagatgaggatgtGGAAGACCCGCACTTTTCCCCACCCACCCTCAACCTGGACATTCCAGGCCCAAGTGACATAGGCCCCTCTGCCAAGAGGAAGTGCATGCAGCCTGCAGTGGAGGTGCTTCAGGTCCAGGACGATGACAGTGAAAATAACAGTGAGGATATTGACGACAATGAGCAGCCAGCACCACAAGCTGAGACAATTACCAAACCCAGGACGTCAGCAACCAGGCAAACCACCTGGCAAGTTGACCTGGATGACACAGCCGTCCCCGAATACCAGCACCCCCCCCCGGACTACATTGCAACGCCTTTTCAGTACTTTATGCGGTACTTTGGGCCCAAAGTCATTAGGCATATCACATACCAAACCAACCTGTATGCCACTCAGAAGGACATGAACACTACTTTCACCACCAGTGACGATGAAATAATGGCCTTTCTGGCCATCCTTATCTATATGGGAATTGCTCAGCTTCCATCTGTTGAAGATTACTGGGCCATGGAGACCAGAGTGCCTCAAGTTGCCAACCTGATGTCATCAAAGAGGTTCAGGCTGCTGAAAAGTGTTGTCCATTTCAATGACAACACCCAGATCCCTAACACAAGTGACTGCTTCTTTAAAGTGAGGCCACTGTTCAACTACCTCAATGCTGCCTTCAGACGTGAGCCACAGACCCCCAAACAGTCTGTGGATGAGGTGATGGTTGCTTACAAAGGGAAGACAGCCGGCAACCTGAGGCAGTATGCTAAGAACAAACCAGACAAGTCGGGATTTAAGTTGTTTGCCAGGGCCTCTGAGGATGGCTTCATCCATGACATGGTGCTGTACCAGGGCAAGACAACAATAGAAGCCCATGGTGTCCCCCTGACACCTGAACAAAAAGCCTTGGGTGTTACCAGCCAGATTATCTCTGTCCTGGCCAGTACCATGTCCTGCCGCATCACCACAGCCATCTTCGCTGACAATTCTCTCACCAGCCTGGAGCTAGTGCGATACCTCCGAGAACAGAACTGCAGGTACATGGAGTCCTCTAAGGAGATGGAGATAAAGCCTGTCCCTCATGGAACATGTGATGATGGGGTCCTGGCTGTGAGGTGGAAGGACAACAAAACTGCCATGAAGTATGGGAGTGACACCAACACGAGAGAGCATGTGAGCTGTCCACCTGTCACCCAGAGTTACAAAGCCAACATGGAGGGCACTGATAAGAATGACATGTTGGTCCACCTCTACCGCACCCCCATGAAGTCCAAGAGGTGGTACATGCGATTATTTGCATACGCCATTGATGTCAGCCTCACAAATGCCTGGGTCATTTACAGGCGGGACTGCAAGGCCCTTGGTGTGAATGGCCTGTCTCTGAAACATTTTAGAATCCAGGTGTTCAGGGACGCTGGCGGCAAGGGGCCAGTCATGCCTTGCCCCCTAACAAGCTCATCTTCACCTGTTGCCGGCCTGGGCACCGTTGCAGATGTCCCTAAGCCTGTCCGTGGACACCGCAGCCACACCCCAATCGAGGCTGTGCGCTTTGATGTGTCCCTCTTTCATGCCCCCGTACACACCAATCGCCAGACCTGCAAGTTCTGCAGCAGGAAAGgcaacattctcaggtcaaacgtggtctgcagggtctgcaaggtccacctctgcttGAACGCTGATcgtaactgctttattaggttcCACGAAGatgtggcctaa